From the Haemophilus parainfluenzae genome, the window TTGCAGAATACTTACATATTCCTTATATCAAATATAGTTCTGAAGTGGTGGTATTCTGTACTGCAATCGTAGGCGCAGGCTTAGGTTTCTTATGGTTTAACACTTATCCAGCTCAAGTCTTTATGGGTGATGTTGGCTCTCTAGCACTTGGTGGTGCACTTGGTGTTGTTGCCATCCTTGTTCGTCAAGAATTCTTATTAGTGATTATGGGCGGTGTATTTGTTGTTGAAGCCTTGTCTGTAATTTTACAAGTGGGTTCTTACAAATTAAGAAAACAACGTATTTTTAGAATGGCACCAATTCATCACCACTTTGAATTAAAAGGTTGGCCAGAACCTCGAGTGATTATTCGGTTTTGGATTATTTCCTTGATGTTGGTATTGATGGGGCTTGTAACGCTCAAACTAAGATAATTTTTGTAGGGTGCACTTGTTGCACCCTGCGTGCTCCCAGAATACGAGAGAAGAAAAACAACATGACAACTCTATATCAAAATAAAACTATCACCATCATAGGCCTCGGAAAAACAGGTCTTTCTTGCGTTGAATATCTTCAATCTCAACAAGCTAACATCCGAGTGATTGATACACGTCAACATCCAGCAGGTGCGGATAAATTACCTAAAAATGTTCCCTTACATACAGGTAGCCTAAATCAACAATGGTTACTTGAAAGCGATATTATTGTCATTAGCCCAGGGCTAGCAGTAAAAACACCTGAAATTCAGACCGCACTTTCAGCGGGTGTGGAAGTGATTGGGGATATCGAATTATTCTGTCGAGCTGCCACCAAGCCAATTGTCGGGATTACAGGCTCTAACGGTAAAAGCACTGTAACAACATTAGTCTATGAAATGGCGAAAGCTGCGGGAATAAAAGTGGGCATGGGTGGAAACATTGGCATCCCTGCGTTGTCATTATTAAATGAAGATTGCGATCTTTATGTATTAGAACTTTCCAGTTTCCAACTTGAAACCACTTATAGTTTGAAAGCGGCTGCAGCGACTGTGCTTAATGTGACTGAAGATCACATGGATCGCTATGTGGATTTAGAAGATTATCGACAAGCAAAATTACGCATTTACCACAATGCAGAAACAGCAGTAGTGAATTTAGAAGATAAACTCACTTTTGGCGAAGGTGAAAATCAGGCTAAGAAGGTGGTGTCTTTTGCTGAAAATCAAGCGGATTACTGGTTGAAAACCGAAAATGGTAAACAGTACTTAATGGCAAAAGAGGAAGTCATTTTACCTTGTGATGAAGCAACCTTGGTTGGTCGTCATAATTACATGAATATTTTAGCAGCAACGGCATTAGCGCAAGCAGTAGGCATAAATTTAGAGGCAATTCGTACCGCACTTCGTCAATTTAAAGGCTTAGATCATCGTTTCCAATTAGCGCATCAAGCGAATGGTGTTCGTTGGATTAATGATTCCAAAGCCACTAATGTAGGCAGCACCGTTGCAGCATTAGCGGGTTTATATGTTGAGGGAACGTTACACCTTTTATTAGGTGGTGATGGTAAAGGTGCAGATTTTTCTGAGTTAAAGGATTTAATCAATCAGCCTCATATTTCAACCTATTGCTTTGGTCGTGATGGCAAACAACTAGCCGCACTTTCAAGTCAAAGCCATTTGTTTGAAACTATGGAACAAGCCATTTCATTTTTACGTCCACATTTAAAATCAGGCGATATGGTGTTATTATCTCCTGCTTGTGCAAGTTTGGATCAATTTGCCTCTTTTGAAAAACGTGGCGAAGAGTTTACTCGTTTAGCAAAATTAGCTTAAAGAATTAGGGTAGTAATGGAATTTATCAATAAAATTAAACAAAATTATGAACAATGGGCGAGAGTGACGCCGCAAGGGTTGCTCTATGATCGCGCATTGTTTTGGCTTTTTGTCGTGCTATTGCTGATTGGTTTGGTGGCGGTAACTTCTGCTTCGATGCCTTACAGTGCACGCGTATTTAATGATACATTCTATTTTGCTAAACGTGATGCCGTGTATGTCTTACTTTCTTTAGCAACTTGTTATTTAACTCTCCAAATTTCTTCCTCTCAATGGGAAAAGTGGCACGCAAAAGTTTTCTTATTAGCTATTGTTTTACTAATACTGGTTCTTGGCATCGGGACTTCTGTTAATGGGGCTAAACGTTGGATTTCTTTAGGAATTTTAAATTTCCAGCCTGCGGAATTTGCGAAGTTAGCTTTAACTTGTTTCCTGGCGAGCTATTTTACGCGTCGTTATGATGAAGTACGTGGTAAAAAATTCAGTGCGGCTAAGCCTTTCATTGTGATGGGCGTATTAGGGATATTCTTACTAGCTCAGCCTGACTTAGGGAGTACCGTTGTACTTTTCGTTATTACCTTTGGCATGCTTTTTATTGTCGGTGCAAATTTTTGGCAATTTATTTTGCTAATTGGTACAGGCATACTTCTCTTTGTATGGCTGGTTCTCTCTGCCTCTTATCGTTTAAAACGTTTTACCGGTTTCTTAGAGCCATTTAAAGATCCATACGGAACAGGATTCCAGCTGACTAACTCTTTGATGGCCTTTGGTCGTGGTGAAATTAGCGGAGAAGGGCTCGGTAACTCCATTCAAAAACTCGATTATCTTCCTGAGGCTCATACTGACTTTATCATGGCGATTATTGGTGAAGAGTTCGGTTTTATTGGTATTTTAGTAGTTGTGATTCTCTTAGGGTTACTGATTTTCCGAGCGATGAAAATCGGACGAGAATCACTCATGTTAGAACAACGTTTCCGTGGCTTTTTTGCTTTAGGTATTAGTTTCTGGATTTTCTTCCAAGGTTTTGTCAATCTAGGCATGGCCTTAGGGATGTTACCAACAAAAGGTTTAACCTTTCCATTAGTGAGTTACGGTGGTTCAAGTATCATTATTATGTCGGCAACCGTAGGGATTTTATTGCGTATTGACCATGAAAATAGATTACAACGTGGCGGTCAAGCGCGTTTGAGAGATGATTAGGAATATTTATGAGTAAAAAATTATTAGTTATGGCGGGTGGTACTGGTGGACATGTTTTTCCCGCCATCGCGGTTGCTCAAACCTTACAAAAAGAAGGTTGGGAAATTTGTTGGTTAGGCACCAAAGATCGCATGGAAGCACAGCTTGTACCAAAACATGGTATTCCGATTCGTTTCATTCAAATTTCAGGGTTGCGTGGTAAAGGCATTAAAGCATTACTTGGTGCCCCTTTTGCTATTTTAAGAGCAGTATTGCAAGCTCGTAAAATTATTCAAGAATATCAACCTAATGCGGTATTGGGTATGGGCGGTTATGTATCTGGCCCGGGTGGCATCGCGGCAAAACTTTGTGGCGTGCCGGTTATTTTACATGAACAAAATGCCGTAGCGGGCTTAACTAATGAATGGTTAGCAAAAATTGCGACACGTGTATTACAAGCTTTCCCAACGGCATTTAAAGATGCCGAAGTTGTAGGAAACCCGGTTCGCCAAGATTTATTTGAAATGCCATCACCACAAGCGCGTTTTTCAGAGAGAAGTGGAAAACTGAGAGTGCTTGTCGTGGGGGGAAGTCAAGGGGCTCGAGTGCTCAATCAAACGATTCCACAAGTGGTTGCGCGTTTGGCAGATAAATTAGAAGTGCGTCATCAAGTGGGTAAAGGTTCAGTTGAAAGTGTGACCGCACTTTATGGTGAACACGCAGACTCTGTTAAAATTACAGAGTTTATCGATGATATGGCGGAAGCCTACGCATGGGCAGATGTGGTAATTTGTCGCTCTGGTGCTTTAACGGTATGTGAATTGGCTGCAGTAGGTGCGCCAGCGATTTTCGTGCCATTTCAGCATAAAGATCAACAGCAATATTTAAACGCGAAATATCTTGCCGATGTAGGTGCAGCAAAAATCGTTCAGCAAAATGAATTAAATGCGGATGTGTTAGTTGATTTCTTAGAAAAAACAGATCGTGAAACTTTGTTAGCGATGGCGATTAAAGCAAAAGAAATGTCAGCACCATTAGCGGCTAAACGTGTAGCTGACGTCATCGTAGAGAATGCGAAATAAGAACAGAGAAGTTAAGGGGAGTAAATAAACCCTTAATCTAAAAGTGCGGTTCAAAATAAAGGTGAAATAATATGAAACATATTTCGGACGAAATTAGAAAGATTATCCCTGAGATGCGTCGAGTTCAACAAATTCATTTCATTGGTATCGGTGGTGCCGGTATGAGTGGAATTGCCGAAATTTTATTAAATGAAGGTTATGATATCTCTGGTTCGGATATTGCAGATGGTGTTGTAACTCAGCGTCTAGCTCAAGCGGGCGCAAAAATTTTCATCGATCACCAAGCTGAAAATGTGCAAGGGGCAAGTGTAGTAGTTGTATCAAGTGCGATCCATGAAGATAACCCTGAATTAATCGCCGCAAAACAAAATCGTATTCCAGTGATTCAGCGAGCACAAATGTTGGCTGAAATTATGCGTTTCCGTCATGGTATTGCGGTAGCAGGTACCCATGGTAAAACCACTACTACAGCTATGATTTCGATGATTTATACTCAAGCGAAACTGGATCCAACTTTTGTTAATGGTGGTTTAGTTAAATCAGCCGGTAAAAATGCACATTTAGGTGCAAGCCGTTATTTAATCGCTGAAGCAGATGAAAGTGATGCCTCTTTCTTACACTTACAACCAATGGTTTCTGTGGTGACCAATATTGAACCGGATCATATGGATACCTATGAAGGTGACTTTGAGAAAATGAAAGCCACCTATGTAAAATTCTTACATAACTTGCCGTTCTATGGCTTAGCGGTGATGTGTGCTGATGATGCTGTGTTAATGGAACTAGCTCCTCAAGTTGGACGTCAAGTATTAACCTATGGTTTCAGTGAACATGCTGATTATCGTATCGAAGATTATGAACAAACGGGTTTCCAAGGTCATTACACCGTAGTTTGTCCAAGTGGTGAGCGTATTAATGTATTATTAAATGTACCGGGTAAACACAATGCGTTAAATGCAACCGCAGCACTTGCAGTCGCAAAAGAAGAAGGCATTGGCAATGAAGCGATTTTAGAAGCGCTTGCTGATTTCCAAGGTGCGGGCAGACGTTTTGACCAATTAGGCGAGTTTATTCGTCCAAATGGTAAAGTACGCTTAGTGGATGATTATGGCCATCACCCAACAGAAGTTGGCGTGACAATCAAAGCAGCACGTGAAGGCTGGGGAGATAAACGTATTGTGATGATTTTCCAACCTCACCGTTATTCACGTACTCGCGATTTATTTGATGATTTCGTGCAGGTATTATCCCAAGTGGATGCATTGATTATGTTAGATGTATATGCGGCAGGCGAAACGCCAATCGTAGGTGCAGATAGCAAAGCACTTTGTCGTTCTATTCGTAACCTAGGAAAAGTCGATCCAATTTTAGTTTCTGATACGGAACAACTTGGTGATGTATTAGATCAAATTATTCAAGATGGTGATTTAATTCTTGCCCAAGGTGCGGGAAGTGTAAGCAAAATTTCTCGTGGTTTAGCAGAGCGTTGGAAAGCATAAATACATCGAAAAAATAACCGCACTTTTCAATGAAGAATAAAAGGAAAACAGGATAAAACAATGAATTTAAAACAAGAAAAAATTGCCGTGTTGTTAGGCGGCACATCAGCTGAACGTGAAGTATCTCTTAATTCTGGTGCAGCTGTGTTAAATGCATTAGTGAGTCAAGGTTATAATGCGAACGGTATCGATCCTAAAGAATATAATGTCGCGAATTTAAAAGCAGATGGTTTTGATCGTGTCTTTAACATTTTACATGGTCGCGGTGGTGAAGATGGTACCATGCAAGGTTTATTAGAACAAATTGGTTTGCCTTACACTGGTTGTGGTGTGATGGCTTCCGCGTTAACCATGGATAAAATGCGCACTAAAATGTTATGGAAAGCCTTTGGTTTACCTGTCGCTGATATGGAGATCGTGACCAAAGAAAACGCTCACGAACTAAACCCACAAGCTGTGGTCGAAAAATTAGGTTTACCTTTGATGGTTAAGCCATCTCTTGAGGGGTCAAGTGTCGGTTTAACGAAAGTAAAAGCAGTCGAAGAATTAAAAAGTGCGGTCGATTATGCACTTAAATTTGATAACACCATTTTGATTGAAGAATGGTTGGCTGGCGATGAATTAACAGTGCCTGTTTTAGGTGGCGAAGTATTGCCTGCTGTTCGCATTGTGCCTGAAGGTGAGTTTTATGATTACGATGCGAAATATATTTCAGATAACACTCAATATTTTTGCCCTGCCGGTCTTTCAGCTGAGCGTGAGCAAGAATTAGCGAAATTAGTTAAACGTGCTTATGACGTTGTAGGATGTCGTGGCTGGAGCCGCATTGATGTGATGACTGATGCACAAGGTAATTTCCGTTTAGTCGAAGTAAACACAAATCCTGGCATGACAAGTCACAGTTTGTTCCCTAAATCAGCGTCAACAGTCGGTATTTCATTTGAACAACTCGTCGTGAAAATTTTGGAGTTGAGTGCGTAATGAATGTAATTAAGCGCAAAAATACACCGCCAACGCAATTTGGTCGCTCATCTAATGGAGAAGGTAAATTCCGTTTTATGCTGCAGATTAAACTTGCTTTGGTGTTACTTTGTGCGGGGTTAGGGTATTTCGTTTATTCAAACTGGCAAAATTGGCTGGAAAGCTTAGACGGTGATAGAAAAATCACTGCCTATGCATTAGTGGGCCAAAATGAATTTACTACTTATCCGGATGTGCAAGATGTATTACTCAAAATGGGTTCACTTAAGGGCTTCTGGGGACAGGACGTTAAGCAAATTCAAGAGCAGCTTGAAACAATTCCTTGGGTAAAAGGTGCGGTAGTTCGTAAAATTTGGCCAAATCGTTTAAGTATCTGGTTATCAGAATATCAGCCAGTCGCCATTTGGAACAAAACAGAGTTCGTCACAAAAGAGGGAACGGTTTTCCAATTGCCGATGGATAAGTTAAAAGAAAAAGCTTTACCTTATTTAGGTGGCCCAGATTATCAAAGCTTAAAAGTATTAGAAGCTTGGAATCAAATTTTTGCTGATTTTAAAGCGAAAAATTTGCTAGTTAAAGGTGTGACAATTGATGATCGTGGTGCGTGGCAAGTTACGTTAGATAATGATATAGTATTAAAACTTGGGCGCGGAGATTGGAAACCAAAATTAGATCGATTTGTAACGATTTATCCACAAATTGAAGTGCCTGAAGGTAAACGAATTGATTATGTAGATTTGCGCTATGCATCTGCATCAGCAGCGGTTGGATTGACAGAGAAATAAAAAATAATTCATTGGGTGTAATAAGAAAATGGCAAAAGAGTTGGAACCGAAAGTAATTGTAGGTCTTGAAGTTGGTACATCAAAAGTTGTTGCTGTCGTTGGGGAAGTCCTTCCTGATGGCGTAGTAAATGTACTTGGCGTGGGCAGTTGTCCATCAAAAGGGATTGATCGTGGCAGTATTACTGATTTAGATGCCGTTGTTAATTCTATCCAACGTGCCATTGAAGCAGCTGAATCAATGGCCGATTGTCAAATTATGAGCGTAACTCTTGCGATTACAGGTGAACATATTCAAAGTCTGAATGAGAGCGGCTTTGTTGCTATTTCTGAAAATGAAGTAACTCAAGATGAAATTGATGATGCTTTACATACAGCGAGTTCAGTGAAATTACCTGAGGGTCTTTCTTTATTACACATCATTCCACAAGAATATGCCGTAGATAAGCAAGTTAATATTAAAAATCCATTAGGTTTACAAGGTGTTCGTTTAAAAGCAAACGTACACTTAATTGCGTGTCACCAAGACTGGCAAAATAACTTAAAGAAAGCAGTTGAGCGTTGCGGATTACAAGTTGATAAAGTGGTGTTCTCCGGCTTTGCAGCAACACATTCTGTTTTAACTGAAGATGAAAAAGATCTTGGTGTTTGCTTAGTTGATTTCGGTGCAGGCACCATGAATATGATGGTTTATACCAATGGCTCATTGCGTTTCAGCAAGGTTATTCCTTACGCAGGAAATATTGTAACGAACGATATTGCTCATGCATGTACCGTTTCTCGTGCAGAGGCAGAGCGCATTAAAGTGAATTATGCGAGTGCATTATATCCGGCACGTTTACATGGTGATAAGAAAATTGAAGTGGCAAGTATTGGTGGTCGAGCACCACGTGCGTTAACAAAAAGTGATTTATCTTTAATCACTTCAGCAAGATATATTGAACTATTAGGCGTTGTTAAGGACGAATTAGATAAGCTCAAAGCAGATTTAGAAACCAAACATATTAAATTTGAATTAATTGCGGGTGTTGTTATCACCGGTGGTGGTGCACAGATTGAAGACTTAAAAGATTGTGCATCAAGTGTATTTGGTTGTCAGGTACGTATTGGTAGTCCATTAAATATTACGGGTTTAACAGATTATGTAAATCGCCCACAATATTCAACTGTGGTGGGATTATTACAATACCATCATCAAAATAGTGATAATGATCCTGTGGATAGTAACTATGGCGATGAAGCATTAGGCAAAAAATTCTGGAAAGGTCTTAAAAATATTTTCAATAAAGTGAAATCAGAATTTTGATCATTTTGGCTTTTTCATTTACAATAGAAAAAATTTAACTTTTATTAATGTGCTAGCAGAGTATTAGCAGTAACGGAGAACAGCAAATGTTATACCCAGAGTATGGTGATTTTGAAGAGCAAACAGGTGCACTGATTAAGGTTGTCGGTGTCGGTGGAGGCGGCGGTAACGCAGTTAACCACATGGTTGCTAACATGGTGCAACAGGAATTTAATGGTAATTTCTTGGGCGAAAGTGCAATTGATAGCGAAGAACACGGTAAAATCGTATTCTATGCGGTGAATACCGATGCGCAAGCATTACGCAAAAGCCAAGTTCAACAAACTGTACAAATCGGTGGGGCAACAACGAAAGGTCTTGGAGCGGGGGCAAACCCAAATGTAGGTCGTAAAGCGGCTGAAGATGACCAAGAAGAAATCCGTAAAATGCTTGAAGGTGCAGACATGGTCTTTATCGCTGCTGGTATGGGCGGTGGTACAGGTACTGGTGCCGCACCAATCGTCGCTAAAGTTGCGAAAGAATTAGGTATTTTAACCGTTGCTGTTGTTACTAAGCCATTTAGCTTTGAAGGCAAAAAACGTATGCAATTTGCTGAATTAGGGATTAAAGATCTTTCACAATATGTGGATTCAATGATCATTATTCCTAACCAACAAATCCAAAAAGTTCTCCCGAAAAATGCAACGTTAATTGATGCTTTTGCTGCTGCAAATGACGTATTACGTAACTCTGTTATGGGCATCTCCGATATGATTACATCTCCAGGTTTAATCAACGTGGACTTCGCAGACGTAAGAACAGTTATGTCGGAAATGGGCCAAGCAATGATTGGTTTCGGTTCAGCTCAAAGTGAACCAGGCGCAGGCCGTGCAGAAGAAGCAGCACGTCTTGCAATTAAAAATGATTTATTAGAGAAAGTCGATCTTTCTAACGCTAAGGGTATCCTTGTTAATATTACCTCAGGTATGGATCTCGGCTTTGACGAATTTAACGTGGTAGGTGACACAGTAGGTAGTTTTGCATCTGAAGACGCAACTATCGTAGTGGGTACCAGTTTAGTTCCTGAAATGAGCAATGAAATTCGTGTAACGATCGTTGCAACAGGTTTAGGTGATGTTGTTGCGGCTGAGCCAGTAGTGATTGCTCGTCCTCAAGCAGCTGTACAACAAGCGCCAGTTCAACAACCTGTAGCGCAAGAAACAATTCAGCCACAACCGCCAGTTGGTTTACATGGTTTAGATGCATTAAGACATAATCCACAGCCAGAACCAGTACAGGAACAAAATCTACAATACGGTAACTTAAATAAACCGCTTGATCCAAGCCGTTTAGAACAGTTAAGAAATAATCCTAATTTCTTTAATCCGGCATCATTTGGTCGTGATGAGAAATAAGAGTAGAAGTAATCTTGTTGTGAAGCAATAAGGTAAAAGAGAT encodes:
- a CDS encoding D-alanine--D-alanine ligase; this translates as MNLKQEKIAVLLGGTSAEREVSLNSGAAVLNALVSQGYNANGIDPKEYNVANLKADGFDRVFNILHGRGGEDGTMQGLLEQIGLPYTGCGVMASALTMDKMRTKMLWKAFGLPVADMEIVTKENAHELNPQAVVEKLGLPLMVKPSLEGSSVGLTKVKAVEELKSAVDYALKFDNTILIEEWLAGDELTVPVLGGEVLPAVRIVPEGEFYDYDAKYISDNTQYFCPAGLSAEREQELAKLVKRAYDVVGCRGWSRIDVMTDAQGNFRLVEVNTNPGMTSHSLFPKSASTVGISFEQLVVKILELSA
- the ftsA gene encoding cell division protein FtsA, which translates into the protein MAKELEPKVIVGLEVGTSKVVAVVGEVLPDGVVNVLGVGSCPSKGIDRGSITDLDAVVNSIQRAIEAAESMADCQIMSVTLAITGEHIQSLNESGFVAISENEVTQDEIDDALHTASSVKLPEGLSLLHIIPQEYAVDKQVNIKNPLGLQGVRLKANVHLIACHQDWQNNLKKAVERCGLQVDKVVFSGFAATHSVLTEDEKDLGVCLVDFGAGTMNMMVYTNGSLRFSKVIPYAGNIVTNDIAHACTVSRAEAERIKVNYASALYPARLHGDKKIEVASIGGRAPRALTKSDLSLITSARYIELLGVVKDELDKLKADLETKHIKFELIAGVVITGGGAQIEDLKDCASSVFGCQVRIGSPLNITGLTDYVNRPQYSTVVGLLQYHHQNSDNDPVDSNYGDEALGKKFWKGLKNIFNKVKSEF
- the ftsW gene encoding putative lipid II flippase FtsW — encoded protein: MEFINKIKQNYEQWARVTPQGLLYDRALFWLFVVLLLIGLVAVTSASMPYSARVFNDTFYFAKRDAVYVLLSLATCYLTLQISSSQWEKWHAKVFLLAIVLLILVLGIGTSVNGAKRWISLGILNFQPAEFAKLALTCFLASYFTRRYDEVRGKKFSAAKPFIVMGVLGIFLLAQPDLGSTVVLFVITFGMLFIVGANFWQFILLIGTGILLFVWLVLSASYRLKRFTGFLEPFKDPYGTGFQLTNSLMAFGRGEISGEGLGNSIQKLDYLPEAHTDFIMAIIGEEFGFIGILVVVILLGLLIFRAMKIGRESLMLEQRFRGFFALGISFWIFFQGFVNLGMALGMLPTKGLTFPLVSYGGSSIIIMSATVGILLRIDHENRLQRGGQARLRDD
- the murD gene encoding UDP-N-acetylmuramoyl-L-alanine--D-glutamate ligase; the protein is MTTLYQNKTITIIGLGKTGLSCVEYLQSQQANIRVIDTRQHPAGADKLPKNVPLHTGSLNQQWLLESDIIVISPGLAVKTPEIQTALSAGVEVIGDIELFCRAATKPIVGITGSNGKSTVTTLVYEMAKAAGIKVGMGGNIGIPALSLLNEDCDLYVLELSSFQLETTYSLKAAAATVLNVTEDHMDRYVDLEDYRQAKLRIYHNAETAVVNLEDKLTFGEGENQAKKVVSFAENQADYWLKTENGKQYLMAKEEVILPCDEATLVGRHNYMNILAATALAQAVGINLEAIRTALRQFKGLDHRFQLAHQANGVRWINDSKATNVGSTVAALAGLYVEGTLHLLLGGDGKGADFSELKDLINQPHISTYCFGRDGKQLAALSSQSHLFETMEQAISFLRPHLKSGDMVLLSPACASLDQFASFEKRGEEFTRLAKLA
- the murC gene encoding UDP-N-acetylmuramate--L-alanine ligase; protein product: MKHISDEIRKIIPEMRRVQQIHFIGIGGAGMSGIAEILLNEGYDISGSDIADGVVTQRLAQAGAKIFIDHQAENVQGASVVVVSSAIHEDNPELIAAKQNRIPVIQRAQMLAEIMRFRHGIAVAGTHGKTTTTAMISMIYTQAKLDPTFVNGGLVKSAGKNAHLGASRYLIAEADESDASFLHLQPMVSVVTNIEPDHMDTYEGDFEKMKATYVKFLHNLPFYGLAVMCADDAVLMELAPQVGRQVLTYGFSEHADYRIEDYEQTGFQGHYTVVCPSGERINVLLNVPGKHNALNATAALAVAKEEGIGNEAILEALADFQGAGRRFDQLGEFIRPNGKVRLVDDYGHHPTEVGVTIKAAREGWGDKRIVMIFQPHRYSRTRDLFDDFVQVLSQVDALIMLDVYAAGETPIVGADSKALCRSIRNLGKVDPILVSDTEQLGDVLDQIIQDGDLILAQGAGSVSKISRGLAERWKA
- the murG gene encoding undecaprenyldiphospho-muramoylpentapeptide beta-N-acetylglucosaminyltransferase translates to MSKKLLVMAGGTGGHVFPAIAVAQTLQKEGWEICWLGTKDRMEAQLVPKHGIPIRFIQISGLRGKGIKALLGAPFAILRAVLQARKIIQEYQPNAVLGMGGYVSGPGGIAAKLCGVPVILHEQNAVAGLTNEWLAKIATRVLQAFPTAFKDAEVVGNPVRQDLFEMPSPQARFSERSGKLRVLVVGGSQGARVLNQTIPQVVARLADKLEVRHQVGKGSVESVTALYGEHADSVKITEFIDDMAEAYAWADVVICRSGALTVCELAAVGAPAIFVPFQHKDQQQYLNAKYLADVGAAKIVQQNELNADVLVDFLEKTDRETLLAMAIKAKEMSAPLAAKRVADVIVENAK
- the ftsZ gene encoding cell division protein FtsZ, producing the protein MLYPEYGDFEEQTGALIKVVGVGGGGGNAVNHMVANMVQQEFNGNFLGESAIDSEEHGKIVFYAVNTDAQALRKSQVQQTVQIGGATTKGLGAGANPNVGRKAAEDDQEEIRKMLEGADMVFIAAGMGGGTGTGAAPIVAKVAKELGILTVAVVTKPFSFEGKKRMQFAELGIKDLSQYVDSMIIIPNQQIQKVLPKNATLIDAFAAANDVLRNSVMGISDMITSPGLINVDFADVRTVMSEMGQAMIGFGSAQSEPGAGRAEEAARLAIKNDLLEKVDLSNAKGILVNITSGMDLGFDEFNVVGDTVGSFASEDATIVVGTSLVPEMSNEIRVTIVATGLGDVVAAEPVVIARPQAAVQQAPVQQPVAQETIQPQPPVGLHGLDALRHNPQPEPVQEQNLQYGNLNKPLDPSRLEQLRNNPNFFNPASFGRDEK
- a CDS encoding cell division protein FtsQ/DivIB, with the translated sequence MNVIKRKNTPPTQFGRSSNGEGKFRFMLQIKLALVLLCAGLGYFVYSNWQNWLESLDGDRKITAYALVGQNEFTTYPDVQDVLLKMGSLKGFWGQDVKQIQEQLETIPWVKGAVVRKIWPNRLSIWLSEYQPVAIWNKTEFVTKEGTVFQLPMDKLKEKALPYLGGPDYQSLKVLEAWNQIFADFKAKNLLVKGVTIDDRGAWQVTLDNDIVLKLGRGDWKPKLDRFVTIYPQIEVPEGKRIDYVDLRYASASAAVGLTEK